The Ornithodoros turicata isolate Travis chromosome 9, ASM3712646v1, whole genome shotgun sequence genome includes a region encoding these proteins:
- the LOC135369219 gene encoding uncharacterized protein LOC135369219, whose amino-acid sequence MPPACIVTTCPNRRVKNQPAKLTLHKVPVDEPRRSLWLELCGQRNSAENLSMCPRVCENHFTPIAYRMGLMGPVSRRLRDDAVPSLRLPKDCDDPPSKRRAVSLTSLETAECKLQLQAQHKNPTPCKLVTQGSSLSHRPLMPKQVQPLINPSLSSVQMLSAMQASTVMHRNEGATTSCTSSVIPQARETHPSLSAAKPKMFVSQTSTSTQTDKMAKALQERSCQTDPWEPPAKTDPTIRPEHMTTPSLPADIIEPEDEDSSDSYSPSQEESSSDEDEACHPCTPYQERKFVVFESCLLELFRTCPQCFARCTNNITTQGTMISVKSQCTHGHVQTWDSQPMVNGRPAGNLLLSGAMFFSGVSAAPTLRMLRHISIQTFSLTTYYKYQSSFLVPAVEKVWLEEQKQLIDQLRGQAIDVSGDGRCDSPGFSAKYMTYNVHVDQINKIIHSAQIQLAENERVMASVQMEKEGLIRSIQFLKEQGITLNSITTDRHPAIRKHMETHEPGTKHYFDIWHISKGLKKKLSTISKSVTCRGLDPWIQGISNHLYWCARAGGGDAQLTVDMWLSVQNHIINVHDGHKGSYPRCLHDPIPDGVWLDPDSVAYRKFKEVTGNKRILKDVAQMSPSHQTYALESFHSLLIRFAPKSVAFSPEGMLCRTRLAILHYNENAERCQAETLAGAQRWKVKTCKARHGQQVACPIKTPPTFSYVAKLLAQAITECSTCPSFEHAMKGRRSRSFPPPMSHSKERLPKADVVAARVSRLGN is encoded by the exons ATGCCCCCTGCGTGCATCGTGACTACTTGTCCGAACAGACGGGTGAAGAATCAGCCTGCAAAACTAACTTTACACAAGGTGCCTGTTGATGAGCCGCGGAGGTCTCTGTGGTTAGAACTTTGTGGACAACGAAACTCAGCTGAGAACTTGTCAATGTGCCCGCGCGTTTGTGAGAATCATTTCACTCCAATCGCGTACCGTATGGGACTCATGGGGCCGGTCAGTAGAAGACTTCGGGACGATGCTGTGCCATCGCTACGACTTCCCAAGGATTGCGATGATCCACCGTCAAAACGTCGTGCTGTTTCG CTCACATCTCTGGAAACAGCAGAGTGCAAGTTACAACTGCAAGCACAGCACAAAAACCCCACGCCGTGCAAGTTGGTGACACAGGGATCAAGCCTAAGCCATAGACCACTG ATGCCAAAGCAAGTGCAGCCTTTGATCAACCCGTCACTATCCTCTGTACAAATG CTCTCTGCAATGCAAGCCAGTACAGTCATGCACCGGAATGAAGGTGCCACAACATCATGCACATCATCTGTGATTCCACAAGCGAGG GAGACGCACCCATCTCTGAGTGCAGCAAAACCAAAAATGTTTGTGTCACAGACCTCCACAT CAACACAGACAGACAAAATGGCTAAAGCCCTGCAGGAGCGCAGCTGCCAGACGGATCCCTGGGAGCCACCAGCCAAGACGGATCCTACAATCAGACCCGAGCATATGACAACGCCCTCGCTGCCTGCTGATATCATCGAACCTGAAGATGAAGACTCCAGTGACAGCTACTCTCCATCACAGGAAGAGAGTAGCAGCGA TGAGGACGAGGCATGCCACCCGTGCACACCGTATCAAGAAAGGAAGTTTGTTGTATTTGAGAGCTGCCTGCTGGAGCTATTTCGAACCTGCCCACAGTGCTTTGCCAGGTGCACCAACAACATCACAACTCAGGGCACTATGATCTCAGTGAAGAGCCAGTGCACCCATGGGCATGTGCAAACCTGGGACAGCCAGCCCATGGTAAATGGGAGACCAGCGGGGAATCTCCTCCTTTCAGGGGCAATGTTCTTCTCTGGAGTCAGCGCTGCTCCTACTTTACGGATGCTGAGGCACATCAGTATTCAAACATTCAGCCTCACGACGTATTATAAGTACCAGAGCAGTTTCCTTGTCCCAGCAGTAGAGAAG GTGTGGTTGGAAGAGCAAAAGCAGCTCATTGATCAACTGAGAGGCCAGGCTATCGATGTGTCGGGGGACGGACGGTGCGattcccctgggttttctgcAAAGTACATGACGTACAATGTGCATGTAGATCAGATCAACAAAATTATTCATTCTGCACAAATTCAGCTTGCAGAG AATGAGAGGGTCATGGCAAGTGTCCAGATGGAAAAGGAAGGACTGATCAGAAGCATCCAGTTCTTGAAAGAACAAG GTATAACATTGAACTCGATAACAACTGATCGGCATCCTGCAATAAGAAAGCACATGGAAACGCACGAACCAGGCACAAAACATTACTTTGACATTTGGCACATCTCAAAAG GTCTGAAGAAAAAACTGAGCACCATCAGTAAGAGTGTCACCTGTCGCGGCCTAGATCCCTGGATCCAGGGAATTTCAAATCATCTGTATTGGTGTGCCAGGGCCGGTGGAGGTGATGCCCAGCTAACAGTTGACATGTGGCTGAGTGTGCAAAACCATATAATCAACGTTCACGATGGACATAAGGGATCCTATCCGCGGTGTCTTCATGACCCCATTCCAGATGGAGTGTGGCTTGACCCTG ATTCTGTAGCTTACAGAAAATTTAAGGAGGTCACAGGCAACAAGCGTATCTTGAAGGATGTGGCGCAAATGTCTCCAAGCCATCAGACTTATGCGTTGGAGTCGTTCCATAGTTTGCTTATCAGATTCGCACCGAAGTCTGTTGCCTTCTCCCCTGAAGGCATGCTCTGCAG GACGAGGCTTGCAATCCTGCACTATAATGAAAATGCGGAACGCTGCCAAGCAGAGACATTGGCAGGAGCTCAAAGGTGGAAGGTTAAAACCTGTAAAGCCAGACACGGGCAACAAGTCGCTTGCCCCATCAAGACTCCTCCAACATTCA GTTATGTTGCAAAGCTGCTTGCGCAAGCCATAACAGAGTGCAGCACATGCCCCTCGTTTGAGCATGCCATGAAAGGACGAAGGTCAAGAAGTTTCCCACCACCAATGAGCCACTCTAAAGAGAGGCTGCCAAAGGCGGACGTTGTGGCAGCCAGGGTCTCAAGACTAGGAAACTAA